A window of Candidatus Glassbacteria bacterium genomic DNA:
CCTGTTGGGAGAGATACGCGACGCCGGAGCGGTGTTTATCGGACACTATTCGCCGGAGCCGGTCGGAGACTACTGGGCCGGGCCGAACCATGTCCTGCCCACCGGAGGCTCGGCGCGCTGTTTCAGCCCCCTCGGGGTGGATATTTTCCTCAAGCGAACCAGCATAATTTCGTACAACCGCGCCGCGCTCGATACAGCGTCAGGGCCGGTGGCGCTGATGGCCCGGGCCGAGGGACTGGAGGCGCACGCCCGGTCGATTGAAATCCGCAAGAAGGAACAACTTAAGACATGACGAGCGATATTGATAACATAATCCGTCCGGAAATCGCCGGCCTGAAACCGTATGTTTCGCCCAGCTACGAATGGCGGGTCAAGCTGGACCTCAACGAGAGTCCGTTCGATGTGCCCCCGGAGGTCAAGCGGGAAATCTGGAAGCGCGTGAAACGGCTCCAGTGGCAGCGCTACCACGATGAGTTCGAGCGGCCGCTGGTCGAGAAGCTGGCGGACTATGAAAACCACGACCCCGATGGCGTCCTCATCGGCAACGGCAGCAACGAGCTGATTTTCCACTCCCTGCTCTCGGTGATCCGTCACGGCGATACAGTGCTGTTCCCCGAGCCGACATTCAGCCTCTACAGGCAGAATATCACGGTGCTTGGCGGACAGCCCGAATCGGTGATGCTGAACGAGGCTGATTTCAGCCTGAATCCGGACAAACTGCTGGCGAAAGCCGGTGCGGCCGGTGCGCGGGCGATAGTGCTCTGTTCGCCGAACAACCCCACGGCGAACCTGATCCCGAACGAGGATATCGAACGGGTCTGCCGTGAGTTCGGCGGACTGGTGCTCGTGGATGAGGCCTACACGCAGTTTGCCGACGGCGATGCATTCGAGCTGCTGGAACGCTGTCAGAACCTGGCTATTCTGCGGACGTTCAGTAAGGCGTTCGGCCTGGCGGGACTTCGATTCGGCTACCTGCTGGCCCGCCCCGAGCTGGCGCGCGAGATCGACAAGGTGCAGTTACCGCACCACGTGAGTTTTTTCACCCAGCTAGCCGCCTCGACCCTGATCGAAAACGCCGCGGTCATGAAACAGCGGGTGGAGTCGCTTAAGAGGGAGCGGGACAGCCTGATCGGCCGGCTGGACTGTATCGCCGGGGTCTCTCCCCTGCCCAGCCAGTCGAATTTCATCCTGATCGAATGCACGGCTGTGGCGGCAAGGGAATTGTTCGAGCGGCTGCTGGCCAGGGGCGTGCTGATCAGGAACGTCTCGAACTACACGGGCCTGGCGCGCTACCTGCGGATCACTGTCGGCACCCCGGAGGAAAACCGGGTGCTTATCCGGGCGCTCGAGGAGGTGCTGGCGTGAGGAAGGTGCGAAGTGCGGAGTATAAACCGCTCACCGAGGGGCTGTACGCCCTTCACGACGGGCCGCTGGTGAAGCCTGATTCTGTAGATGCGATAATTTTCGATGTGGACGGCGTGCTGGTCGAGGTCTCTGGATCGTTCCGTCAGGTAATCAGCCTCACTGTCCAGCATTATTTCAACCGGGTGCTGAACGTACCGGGCGAGGCCAGGCTCCTGACCGCCGAGGAAACCGGCCTGTTCAAGCTGGCCGGCGATTTCAACAATGACTGGGACCTCAGCAAGGGTGCGGTGGCGTTCTGCCTGATGAAACAGATCTGCTCGGGCAACGGCTCATCGGACACTGCCGCAATCAGGAACGCGGCGCCCTCGCTCGAGGAGTTTACCTCGCTTGTCGGCCGTTTGGGCGGGGGACTCGGTAACGCGGTGGATTACGCCCGCGAACAGCTGGATGATACCGGACGCACGAGGTTCGACAGCGAGTACCGTCCGGAGCTGATCAAGCGGATTTTCATGGAGTATTACGCCGGTCCCGGCCTGAGCGAAGAGCTTTACGGTATCCGGGCCGAGCATTACGACGGACCGGGATTGATCGAACAGGAGGTTTTCCTGCTCAATCTCTCGCTGATCGAGCGATTGCAGAAGGACGGACTGAAATTCGGGATTCTCTCCGGCCGCACGCCCGGTGAGGCAGCCTATCTGTTCCGCAAGCAGGGACTGGACAAGCTCCTGGAGCCGGAGTTTATCCTGACCGACGACGGCGGCTTGCCGGGCAAGCCGAACCCCGCCGGTCTGGCACTGCTGGCCCGCCGGATGGAGTTTGCGGGAGCGATCTATGTGGGCGACGTACCCGATGACTGGGCTACCGTGCTCCGCTACCGCAGCGAACACCCTGAACTCCCTCCGGTGGCGGGCTGCATGGTCAGCACCGGGGCTGTTTCGCACGGAATCCTGGACCGTTATATCGAGGGCGAGCGGGTGGATTATCTGGCGGCAGATGTCAACCACCTGCTTTCGGCTGTCAACGACTTCAGGCGCGGCGTCTAAGCAAATTCTAAAAGCTTTGCTTTTAGTTCGGCGAATATCAACCGGGAGTAATCATGAGTGCCACCAGGACCGCAACCAGGAAGCGTAAAACCGGCGAGACCGATATCGTGGTCAGCCTGGCGCTGGACGGCAGCGGCAAAGCCGAAATCGACACCGGGATCGGCTTTTTCGACCACATGCTGACCGCGCTGGCCAGGCACGGCCTGCTCGACCTCAAAGTCTCCTGCAAGGGAGACCTGGAGATCGACGAGCACCACACGGTCGAGGATGTCGGGATCGTGATCGGCCAGGCGCTTGCCGAAGCTGTGGGCGACAAGGCCGGGATCCGCCGCTACGGATACGCCTACGCCCCGATGGACGAGGCCCTGGGCCGCGCGGCTCTCGATTTCTCGGGCCGCGGCCTGCTCTGCTTCCGCGCGGAATTCAGCCGGGAGATGGTGGGCGATCTGAGCACGGAGCTGGTGGAGGAGTTCTGGCGCGCCGTGGCAGTCAACGCGGGTATCACCCTGCACCTCCACCTGCTCGCCGGCTCCAATGCGCACCACCAGGCCGAAAGCCTGTTCAAGGCAGCGGCCCTGGCTATCCGGTGGGCCACGCGAATCGATCCGGACGTGCAGGACATACCCTCGACCAAGGGCGTGTTGTAAAGGCTGGCTTTACTCGGCTGGTGACGGTGAGGCACGATAGGCCAGCTCTCGCTCAGGCGACACCTGCGCTAGAACTCCATGCGACAGGGATTGCACCAAAGCAGACAACTAGCTCAACACGCCGGAGAACGGGTTTTTCCGGGGCCGCGCATGTTTGAGCCCCTCACACGGATGATACTACGGTCCTGCCGGTTTTACTGTCCGCCCCGTGGTTTAGCCCGGGGTGGCTCATGCCGGAAATAACCAGTGGAGATTGTTCCGGTTGATCAACATTATCGACTTCAAGATGGGCAACCTGCGCAGCGTGGAGAAAGCGTTCCACCACCTCGGATTCGAGGCCAGGATCAGCCAGGACCCTGAAGACATAGCCGGCGCGAGCCATCTGGTGCTGCCCGGCGACGGGGCGTTCGGCAAAAGCATGGAGCATATCGATCGGATGGGCTTCGAGCAGCCGCTGCGAAATTGGATCGGCTCGGGCAGGCCGTTCCTGGGTATCTGCGTGGGTTTCCAGCTCCTGTTCGAGCGCAGTGACGAAATGGGGGAACACACGGGTCTCGGACTGTTCGAGGGCGATGTGCAAAAGTTCCCGCCGGGGCGCAAGATTCCGCACATGGGCTGGAACCAGGTGAGCTGGCGGTATCGCTCCCCGCTGGTGGAGGGTATCGCCGACGGGGCGTGGTTCTATTTCGTCCACTCCTACTACGCGCGGCCATCGAGGCAGGACGACGTGCTGGGGGTAACGGACTACGACCTGGAATTCGCGGCAGTAGTCGGTAATGACGATCAAAAAACGTACGCCGTGCAGTTCCACCCGGAGAAAAGCCAGGAAGCCGGGCTGAAACTGCTGGAGAATTTTGCGACCATGCGCGCTTAGCGGAGGGGTGATGCAGGTAATACCCGCGGTGGACCTGATGGGCGGCCGGGCGGTGCGGCTGAAACAGGGACGCAGGAACGAGAAAACCGAATATTTCGACGACCCGGTGGAACCCGCGCTCAATTTCGCCCGCACCGGCGCGCAGTGGCTGCACGTGGTCGATCTGGACGGGGCATTCGAGGGCCAGGCCAGGAACACCGGGGCCGTGCGGCGGATTGTCGAGGCGGTCTCGCCCCTGGGGATGAAAGTGGAACTGGGCGGCGGGATCAGGGACCTGGACAGGATCGGCCAGGTTCTCGATCTGGGCGTTTCCCGCGCGATTCTGGGCACCGCTATTTTCACCGACCCCGAGCTGCTCCACAACGCGGTAAAAACTTTCGGCGCCGGGCGGCTAGTCGCCGGTATCGACGCCTCGGGCGGCAAGGTCGCTATCCGCGGCTGGGAGGAACTGACCGGCCACGATGCGCTCGATGTCGCCGCCGCGGTA
This region includes:
- the hisA gene encoding 1-(5-phosphoribosyl)-5-[(5-phosphoribosylamino)methylideneamino]imidazole-4-carboxamide isomerase translates to MQVIPAVDLMGGRAVRLKQGRRNEKTEYFDDPVEPALNFARTGAQWLHVVDLDGAFEGQARNTGAVRRIVEAVSPLGMKVELGGGIRDLDRIGQVLDLGVSRAILGTAIFTDPELLHNAVKTFGAGRLVAGIDASGGKVAIRGWEELTGHDALDVAAAVKDQGAERIIYTDIATDGMLGGPNIPALEAVAGTGLAVIASGGVATLEHVRTVAALEGKGVEGMIVGRALYEGTVDLAEALDAATGGGEAAENH
- the hisB gene encoding imidazoleglycerol-phosphate dehydratase HisB codes for the protein MSATRTATRKRKTGETDIVVSLALDGSGKAEIDTGIGFFDHMLTALARHGLLDLKVSCKGDLEIDEHHTVEDVGIVIGQALAEAVGDKAGIRRYGYAYAPMDEALGRAALDFSGRGLLCFRAEFSREMVGDLSTELVEEFWRAVAVNAGITLHLHLLAGSNAHHQAESLFKAAALAIRWATRIDPDVQDIPSTKGVL
- the hisC gene encoding histidinol-phosphate transaminase, yielding MTSDIDNIIRPEIAGLKPYVSPSYEWRVKLDLNESPFDVPPEVKREIWKRVKRLQWQRYHDEFERPLVEKLADYENHDPDGVLIGNGSNELIFHSLLSVIRHGDTVLFPEPTFSLYRQNITVLGGQPESVMLNEADFSLNPDKLLAKAGAAGARAIVLCSPNNPTANLIPNEDIERVCREFGGLVLVDEAYTQFADGDAFELLERCQNLAILRTFSKAFGLAGLRFGYLLARPELAREIDKVQLPHHVSFFTQLAASTLIENAAVMKQRVESLKRERDSLIGRLDCIAGVSPLPSQSNFILIECTAVAARELFERLLARGVLIRNVSNYTGLARYLRITVGTPEENRVLIRALEEVLA
- a CDS encoding HAD family hydrolase, giving the protein MRKVRSAEYKPLTEGLYALHDGPLVKPDSVDAIIFDVDGVLVEVSGSFRQVISLTVQHYFNRVLNVPGEARLLTAEETGLFKLAGDFNNDWDLSKGAVAFCLMKQICSGNGSSDTAAIRNAAPSLEEFTSLVGRLGGGLGNAVDYAREQLDDTGRTRFDSEYRPELIKRIFMEYYAGPGLSEELYGIRAEHYDGPGLIEQEVFLLNLSLIERLQKDGLKFGILSGRTPGEAAYLFRKQGLDKLLEPEFILTDDGGLPGKPNPAGLALLARRMEFAGAIYVGDVPDDWATVLRYRSEHPELPPVAGCMVSTGAVSHGILDRYIEGERVDYLAADVNHLLSAVNDFRRGV
- the hisH gene encoding imidazole glycerol phosphate synthase subunit HisH, which translates into the protein MINIIDFKMGNLRSVEKAFHHLGFEARISQDPEDIAGASHLVLPGDGAFGKSMEHIDRMGFEQPLRNWIGSGRPFLGICVGFQLLFERSDEMGEHTGLGLFEGDVQKFPPGRKIPHMGWNQVSWRYRSPLVEGIADGAWFYFVHSYYARPSRQDDVLGVTDYDLEFAAVVGNDDQKTYAVQFHPEKSQEAGLKLLENFATMRA